In one window of Streptomyces griseus subsp. griseus DNA:
- a CDS encoding sirohydrochlorin chelatase, translating to MSHPVLLVIAHGSRDPRHAATVHALTERVRAQRPGLRVETGFLEFNAPSVPRVLERLAAEGVDEVIALPLLLTRAFHAKTDIPSVLREARARLPRPHIRQADVLGPSPLLNATLGRRLREAGVHPGDLPRTGLVLASAGSSDPEAIAVIAEIARELRHTGWCAVRPAFASAYLPRTEDAIRSLRAEGVERVAVAPYVIAPGRLPDRIAAGAEAGGADVLADVLGPAPELARLLLDRYDEARVPVGASLSA from the coding sequence ATGTCCCACCCCGTCCTCCTGGTCATCGCCCACGGCAGCCGCGACCCCCGGCACGCCGCGACCGTGCACGCCCTCACCGAGCGGGTGCGGGCGCAGCGGCCGGGGCTGCGCGTGGAGACCGGGTTCCTGGAGTTCAACGCCCCCTCCGTGCCCCGGGTGCTGGAGCGCCTGGCCGCGGAGGGGGTGGATGAGGTCATCGCCCTGCCGCTCCTGCTCACCCGGGCGTTCCATGCCAAGACCGACATCCCCTCGGTCCTGCGCGAGGCCCGCGCCCGGCTGCCGAGGCCGCACATCCGGCAGGCCGACGTCCTCGGCCCGTCCCCGCTGCTCAACGCCACCCTGGGGCGGCGGCTGCGGGAGGCCGGGGTCCACCCCGGCGACCTCCCCCGGACCGGGCTCGTCCTGGCCTCGGCGGGATCCTCCGACCCGGAGGCGATCGCAGTGATCGCTGAAATCGCGCGGGAGCTGCGGCACACCGGTTGGTGCGCCGTGCGGCCTGCGTTCGCCTCCGCATATCTCCCCCGCACCGAGGACGCGATACGTTCCCTGCGCGCCGAGGGCGTGGAGCGGGTGGCGGTGGCGCCGTACGTCATCGCTCCCGGCCGGCTCCCGGACCGTATCGCGGCGGGGGCCGAGGCGGGCGGTGCGGATGTGCTGGCCGATGTGCTGGGCCCGGCACCGGAGTTGGCCCGGCTGCTGCTGGACCGTTACGACGAGGCGCGGGTGCCGGTGGGGGCGTCGCTGTCGGCGTGA
- a CDS encoding DsbA family protein — protein MSTHDRTTVDFFFDPACPFAWIASRWILEVEQLRDLDLRFRPMSLYLHNQDNELAPWYRELVDKSIGPVRVAVAAAAAHGDEVLRDLYTALGTRIHQGKEEDFDAVIAASLAELGLPAALSEAAHSTAYDEAVARGHDAGKDPEQDAYVGTPTIHVDGTVWFGPVLNAIPRGEKAAELFDSFRVLANHEGFFELKRARSGGLSYE, from the coding sequence ATGAGCACCCACGACCGTACGACCGTCGACTTCTTCTTCGACCCCGCCTGCCCGTTCGCCTGGATCGCCTCCCGCTGGATCCTGGAGGTGGAGCAGCTGCGCGACCTCGACCTCCGCTTCCGCCCCATGAGCCTGTACCTGCACAACCAGGACAACGAACTGGCCCCCTGGTACCGCGAGCTGGTCGACAAGTCGATCGGCCCGGTCCGGGTGGCCGTCGCCGCGGCCGCCGCCCACGGCGACGAAGTCCTGCGGGACCTCTACACCGCACTCGGCACCCGCATCCACCAGGGCAAGGAGGAGGACTTCGACGCGGTGATCGCCGCCTCCCTCGCCGAACTGGGCCTGCCCGCCGCGCTGTCGGAGGCCGCGCACTCGACGGCGTACGACGAGGCGGTGGCCCGCGGCCACGATGCCGGCAAGGATCCGGAGCAGGACGCGTACGTGGGCACCCCGACGATCCACGTCGACGGCACGGTCTGGTTCGGCCCGGTCCTGAACGCGATCCCGCGCGGCGAGAAGGCGGCCGAACTCTTCGACAGCTTCCGGGTGCTCGCCAACCACGAGGGCTTCTTCGAGCTCAAGCGCGCACGGTCGGGCGGCCTGTCCTACGAGTAG
- a CDS encoding ABC transporter ATP-binding protein, whose product MSTAEPDLRAQDLHLGYDDRAVVSGLDLAVPPGRITAIVGANACGKSTLLRALARLLAPREGAVSLDGRALHSIPTRELAQRLGILPQSPVAPEGLTVIDLVNRGRSPHQTWWRQWTKADEQAVHDALAATGTTDLADRAVDELSGGQRQRAWIAMAVAQGTPVLLLDEPTTYLDLAHQIDVLDLVVDLNRREGRTIVMVLHDLNQACRYADHVIAMKKGAIVAEGAPADVITAGTVEDVFGLRCQVATDPVSRTPLVIPVGRHHTPEPDGPGKTLA is encoded by the coding sequence ATGTCCACCGCCGAACCCGACCTGAGGGCCCAGGACCTGCACCTCGGCTACGACGACCGGGCCGTCGTCTCCGGCCTCGACCTCGCCGTTCCGCCGGGCCGGATCACCGCCATCGTCGGCGCCAACGCCTGCGGGAAGTCCACCCTGTTGCGCGCCCTGGCCAGGCTGCTGGCGCCTCGCGAAGGGGCGGTCAGCCTGGACGGCCGCGCCCTGCACTCCATCCCCACCCGGGAGCTGGCCCAGCGGCTGGGCATCCTGCCGCAGTCGCCGGTCGCCCCCGAGGGCCTCACCGTCATCGACCTGGTGAACCGGGGCCGCTCCCCGCACCAGACGTGGTGGCGGCAGTGGACCAAGGCCGACGAGCAGGCGGTGCACGACGCGCTCGCCGCCACCGGCACCACCGACCTGGCCGACCGTGCGGTGGACGAACTCTCCGGCGGCCAGCGCCAGCGCGCCTGGATCGCCATGGCCGTCGCCCAGGGCACCCCGGTCCTCCTCCTGGACGAGCCGACGACGTACCTCGACCTCGCCCATCAGATCGACGTCCTGGACCTCGTCGTCGACCTCAACCGCCGCGAGGGGCGCACGATCGTCATGGTCCTGCACGACCTCAACCAGGCCTGCCGGTACGCCGATCACGTCATCGCGATGAAGAAGGGCGCCATCGTCGCCGAGGGCGCCCCCGCCGACGTCATCACGGCCGGAACCGTCGAGGACGTCTTCGGCCTCCGCTGCCAGGTGGCCACGGACCCGGTGAGCCGCACCCCGCTGGTGATCCCGGTCGGCCGCCACCACACCCCGGAGCCGGACGGGCCCGGGAAGACCCTCGCCTGA
- a CDS encoding ABC transporter substrate-binding protein, whose translation MPAPRSTLRRSIAAVAALPLLALAATACGYGSDAKDDDAKKANVSSGEKRLSADTVKIGYFPNLTHATALVGIQEGTIQKELGGTKVESTTFNAGPSEIEALNAGSIDIGFIGPSPTINAYVKSQGKGLRIVAGAASGGVKLVVNPEKIKTLDDLKGKKIATPQIGNTQDVAFLNWISEKGWKVDPQSGKGDVSVVRSDNKVTPDAYKSGSLDGAWVPEPTASKLVSEGAKVLLDEKDLWPDKKFVITHIIVSQKFLDQHPDVVEAVVKGSVSTNKWINANPEEAKASANKALEKLSGKPLPQEILDPAWESIEITDDPLATTLKTQAGYSVKAGLLQDPKLEGIYDLGPLNKILKADGRPEVSDAGLGVK comes from the coding sequence GTGCCTGCCCCCCGTTCCACCCTTCGCCGCTCCATAGCCGCTGTCGCGGCGCTGCCGCTGCTCGCCCTGGCCGCCACCGCCTGCGGTTACGGTTCCGACGCCAAGGACGACGACGCGAAGAAGGCGAACGTCTCCAGCGGAGAGAAGAGGCTCTCCGCGGACACCGTGAAGATCGGCTACTTCCCGAACCTCACGCACGCCACCGCCCTGGTCGGTATCCAGGAAGGCACCATCCAGAAGGAGCTGGGCGGCACCAAGGTCGAGTCCACGACCTTCAACGCCGGCCCCTCCGAGATCGAGGCGCTGAACGCCGGATCGATCGACATCGGCTTCATCGGCCCCTCCCCCACCATCAACGCCTACGTCAAGTCCCAGGGCAAGGGGCTGCGGATCGTGGCCGGTGCGGCCTCCGGCGGGGTGAAGCTGGTCGTCAACCCGGAGAAGATCAAGACCCTGGACGACCTCAAGGGCAAGAAGATCGCGACCCCGCAGATCGGCAACACGCAGGACGTGGCCTTCCTCAACTGGATCTCCGAGAAGGGCTGGAAGGTCGACCCGCAGAGCGGCAAGGGCGACGTCTCCGTGGTCCGCTCGGACAACAAGGTGACGCCCGACGCCTACAAGTCCGGTTCGCTGGACGGCGCGTGGGTCCCCGAGCCGACCGCGTCGAAGCTGGTCTCCGAGGGCGCGAAGGTGCTTCTCGACGAGAAGGACCTGTGGCCGGACAAGAAGTTCGTGATCACGCACATCATCGTGTCGCAGAAGTTCCTCGACCAGCATCCCGATGTCGTCGAGGCCGTGGTCAAGGGTTCGGTCTCCACCAACAAGTGGATCAACGCCAACCCCGAAGAGGCCAAGGCGTCCGCCAACAAGGCGCTGGAGAAGCTGAGCGGCAAGCCGCTGCCCCAGGAGATCCTCGACCCGGCGTGGGAGTCCATCGAGATCACCGACGACCCGCTGGCCACCACGCTCAAGACGCAGGCGGGGTACTCGGTGAAGGCCGGTCTGCTCCAGGACCCGAAGCTGGAGGGCATCTACGACCTGGGCCCGCTGAACAAGATCCTCAAGGCTGACGGCCGGCCCGAGGTCTCCGACGCCGGTCTCGGCGTCAAGTAG
- a CDS encoding FecCD family ABC transporter permease produces MTRPARWRPALLVAVLAAVLVVLCLLSLGLGALQIPPGEVLKALAGRPTGPRVEDVIWSVRVPRTALGLAAGAALGLSGCVMQALTRNPLADPGILGVSAGAAFAIVLAAGVAGIGSLLGYIWFAFAGAMAASIVVYLLGRMGRSGSTPVKLALAGVAVTAVLSSLTSAVVLTDPAALDRFRFWSAGSLANQDASTVLRILPFLGLGALLAVASAPALNSLALGDDVAASLGRKLGLVRLQGVVAVTLLTGAAVAVIGPVVFIGLVVPHVARALAQSAGLGPDHRWLLPLSAALAAGLLLGADILGRVIARPVEVQAGIIVAFIGGPFFIALVRRRRLAEV; encoded by the coding sequence GTGACCCGCCCCGCCCGATGGCGCCCCGCCCTGCTCGTGGCCGTGCTCGCCGCCGTGCTGGTGGTGCTCTGCCTGCTCTCGCTCGGTCTCGGCGCCCTCCAGATCCCGCCCGGCGAGGTCCTCAAGGCGCTCGCCGGCCGCCCGACCGGGCCCCGCGTCGAGGACGTCATCTGGTCGGTGCGCGTCCCGCGTACGGCCCTGGGGCTGGCCGCCGGTGCCGCATTGGGGCTCTCCGGCTGTGTGATGCAGGCGCTGACCCGCAACCCGCTGGCCGATCCGGGCATCCTCGGGGTGAGCGCCGGTGCCGCCTTCGCCATCGTGCTGGCCGCCGGGGTCGCCGGGATCGGCTCGCTGCTCGGCTACATCTGGTTCGCGTTCGCCGGGGCGATGGCGGCGAGCATCGTCGTCTATCTGCTGGGGCGGATGGGGCGTTCGGGGTCGACACCGGTGAAGCTGGCCCTCGCCGGGGTCGCCGTCACGGCCGTACTCTCCTCGCTGACCAGCGCCGTCGTCCTCACCGACCCGGCCGCGCTGGACCGCTTCCGCTTCTGGTCGGCGGGCTCGCTCGCCAACCAGGACGCCTCAACCGTGCTGCGCATCCTGCCCTTCCTCGGCCTCGGCGCCCTCCTCGCGGTGGCGAGCGCGCCCGCCCTCAACAGCCTCGCCCTCGGCGACGACGTGGCCGCCTCGCTCGGCCGCAAGCTCGGCCTCGTCCGTCTCCAAGGCGTCGTCGCCGTCACCCTGCTCACCGGGGCGGCGGTCGCGGTGATCGGCCCGGTCGTCTTCATCGGCCTGGTCGTCCCGCATGTCGCCCGGGCCCTCGCCCAGTCCGCCGGCCTCGGCCCGGACCACCGCTGGCTGCTGCCGCTCTCCGCCGCGCTGGCCGCCGGGCTGCTGCTCGGCGCGGACATCCTCGGCCGGGTGATCGCCCGGCCCGTGGAGGTCCAGGCCGGGATCATCGTCGCCTTCATCGGCGGACCCTTCTTCATCGCCCTGGTCCGCCGACGCCGGCTCGCGGAGGTATGA
- a CDS encoding FecCD family ABC transporter permease — protein MTVTTHSLNPKSTGAGDPAGKTAARPFRLAFPPVSGTLRPRQLAVCAGLVVAVFVALCWNVSIGEYGIPLTDVARALTGSGDPGTLLVVQELRLPRAMTGLLAGIAFGMSGALFQTMTRNPLASPDMIGLTQGAGTAVVAGIVLGWDFGLGTQALGLLGALASALLVYGLAWRRGTTGYRIILVGIGVSWVCLSMTDFLLARGGRFQAQAALGWLVGNLNGRDWQQAAPLAASLVVLVPAALLIGRLMRTLQLGDDVAKGLGTRVQAVRLTVLLTGVGLVAFATAAAGPVAFVALAAPQIAQRLCRTAWPPPLAGGLTGAVIVLASDVLARELIPGTELPVGIVTGVLGAPVLLWLLIRVNRAGSGG, from the coding sequence ATGACCGTGACCACGCACTCCCTGAACCCGAAGAGCACCGGGGCCGGTGATCCGGCCGGAAAGACCGCCGCCCGCCCCTTCCGCCTGGCCTTCCCGCCGGTCTCCGGCACCCTGCGCCCCCGCCAGCTCGCCGTCTGCGCGGGGCTCGTCGTCGCCGTGTTCGTGGCGCTGTGCTGGAACGTCTCCATCGGCGAGTACGGCATCCCCCTCACCGACGTCGCCCGCGCGCTGACCGGCTCCGGCGACCCCGGCACCCTCCTCGTCGTCCAGGAACTGCGGCTGCCCCGCGCCATGACCGGGCTGCTCGCGGGCATCGCGTTCGGCATGTCCGGGGCCCTGTTCCAGACGATGACCCGCAACCCGCTCGCCAGCCCCGACATGATCGGCCTCACCCAGGGCGCCGGGACCGCGGTGGTCGCGGGCATCGTGCTCGGCTGGGACTTCGGCCTCGGCACCCAGGCCCTCGGCCTGCTCGGCGCCCTCGCCAGCGCACTCCTCGTCTACGGGCTCGCCTGGCGGCGCGGCACCACCGGCTACCGCATCATCCTCGTCGGCATCGGCGTCTCCTGGGTCTGCCTCAGCATGACCGACTTCCTGCTCGCCCGGGGCGGCCGCTTCCAGGCGCAGGCCGCACTCGGCTGGCTCGTCGGCAACCTCAACGGCCGCGACTGGCAACAGGCCGCGCCCCTCGCCGCCTCGCTCGTCGTGCTGGTGCCGGCCGCCCTGCTGATCGGCCGGCTGATGCGTACGCTGCAACTCGGCGACGACGTCGCCAAGGGGCTCGGCACCCGCGTCCAGGCCGTCCGCCTCACCGTCCTGCTCACCGGCGTCGGCTTGGTCGCCTTCGCCACGGCGGCCGCCGGACCCGTCGCGTTCGTGGCGCTCGCCGCCCCGCAGATCGCGCAGCGGCTCTGCCGGACGGCCTGGCCGCCCCCGCTCGCCGGCGGGCTCACCGGCGCCGTCATCGTCCTCGCGTCCGACGTCCTGGCACGCGAACTGATCCCCGGTACCGAACTGCCCGTCGGGATCGTCACCGGAGTGCTCGGCGCCCCGGTGCTGCTCTGGCTGCTCATCCGCGTCAACCGCGCGGGCTCAGGAGGCTGA
- a CDS encoding ABC transporter permease encodes MASTDITSGRKRADGTAGPVDAKPDDLAGLEAGLDALDAVQIRRTPVREVLRGKVLPPVVAVALVLIVWELLVRAEVTEVYKLPPPSAVWDSAKDMWLKGTLLEVVWTSVSRGLLGFLLAVAIGTPLGLLVARVKLVRAAIGPILSGLQSLPSVAWVAPAVIWLGLNDSMMYAVILLGAVPSIANGLVSGVDQVPPLFLRAGRTLGATGIRGTWHIVLPAALPGYLAGLKQGWAFSWRSLMAAEIIASSPELGLGLGQLLENGRSNFDMPGVFLSILLILFVGIAIDLLIFSPLERWVLRSRGLLVKN; translated from the coding sequence ATGGCCAGCACTGACATCACGTCCGGCCGGAAACGGGCGGACGGGACGGCCGGGCCCGTCGACGCGAAGCCCGACGACCTGGCCGGTCTGGAGGCCGGTCTCGACGCCCTGGACGCGGTGCAGATCCGCCGCACCCCGGTGCGCGAGGTCCTGCGGGGCAAGGTGCTGCCGCCCGTGGTGGCGGTGGCGCTGGTCCTGATCGTCTGGGAGCTGCTGGTCCGGGCCGAGGTCACCGAGGTCTACAAGCTGCCGCCGCCGTCCGCGGTGTGGGACAGCGCCAAGGACATGTGGCTCAAGGGCACGCTGCTGGAGGTCGTCTGGACCAGCGTCTCGCGTGGTCTGCTCGGCTTCCTCCTGGCGGTGGCCATCGGTACGCCGCTGGGGCTGCTGGTCGCCCGGGTGAAGCTGGTCCGGGCCGCGATCGGACCGATCCTGTCCGGGCTCCAGTCGCTGCCGTCGGTCGCGTGGGTGGCCCCGGCGGTGATCTGGCTCGGGCTGAACGACAGCATGATGTACGCGGTGATCCTGCTGGGCGCGGTGCCCTCGATCGCCAACGGGCTGGTCTCGGGCGTCGACCAGGTGCCGCCGCTCTTCCTGCGGGCGGGCCGTACGCTGGGCGCGACCGGCATCCGGGGCACCTGGCACATCGTTCTGCCGGCCGCGCTGCCCGGCTACCTGGCGGGCCTCAAGCAGGGCTGGGCATTCTCCTGGCGCTCGCTGATGGCCGCCGAGATCATCGCCTCCTCCCCCGAACTTGGTCTGGGTCTCGGGCAGTTGCTGGAGAACGGCCGCAGCAACTTCGACATGCCCGGGGTCTTCCTCTCGATCCTGCTCATCCTGTTCGTCGGCATCGCGATCGACCTGCTGATCTTCAGTCCGCTGGAGCGGTGGGTGCTGCGCAGCCGAGGCCTTCTCGTCAAGAACTGA
- a CDS encoding sulfate adenylyltransferase subunit 1 — MTTPILPALSAERLSATTLLRFATAGSVDDGKSTLVGRLLHDSKSILTDQLEAVEQVSLSRGQEAPDLALLTDGLRAEREQGITIDVAYRYFATTRRRFILADTPGHVQYTRNMVTGASTAELAVVLVDARNGVVEQTRRHAAVAALLRVPHVVLAVNKMDLVEYAEPVFAAIAEEFTAYAASLGVPEITAIPISALAGDNVVEPSAHMDWYGGPTVLEHLETVPVSHDLTACHARFPVQYVIRPQTAEHPDYRGYAGQIAAGVFRVGEAVSVLPSGRTTTITGIDALGESVDIAWAPQSVTLRLADDIDISRGDLIAPADDAPPVTQDVEATVCHVADQPLSVGKRVLLKHTTRTVKAIVKDIPSRLTLDDLSQHPAPGQLVANDIGRVVVRTAEPLALDAYADSRRTGSFLLIDPADGTTLTAGMAGTAFAAAPEPVVADADDAEWDF, encoded by the coding sequence ATGACCACACCCATCCTCCCGGCCCTCTCCGCCGAGCGGCTGTCGGCCACCACCCTGCTGCGGTTCGCCACCGCCGGGTCGGTCGACGACGGCAAGTCCACCCTCGTGGGACGTCTGCTGCACGACTCCAAGTCGATCCTCACGGACCAGCTGGAGGCCGTGGAGCAGGTGTCGCTGAGCCGGGGGCAGGAAGCGCCGGACCTGGCGCTGCTGACCGACGGGCTGCGGGCCGAGCGCGAGCAGGGCATCACCATCGATGTCGCCTACCGCTACTTCGCCACCACCCGCCGCCGGTTCATCCTCGCGGACACCCCGGGCCATGTGCAGTACACCCGCAACATGGTGACGGGCGCCTCCACCGCCGAGCTGGCCGTGGTCCTGGTCGACGCCCGCAACGGGGTCGTGGAGCAGACCCGTCGCCACGCCGCCGTCGCCGCGCTGCTGCGCGTCCCGCATGTGGTGCTGGCCGTCAACAAGATGGACCTGGTCGAGTACGCGGAGCCCGTGTTCGCCGCGATAGCCGAGGAGTTCACCGCGTACGCCGCTTCCCTCGGCGTCCCGGAGATCACCGCGATCCCCATCTCCGCGCTGGCCGGGGACAACGTGGTGGAGCCGTCCGCGCACATGGACTGGTACGGCGGGCCGACCGTCCTGGAGCACCTGGAGACGGTGCCGGTCAGCCATGACCTCACCGCCTGCCACGCGCGCTTCCCCGTGCAGTACGTGATCCGCCCGCAGACCGCCGAGCACCCGGACTACCGGGGGTACGCCGGTCAGATCGCCGCCGGGGTCTTCCGGGTCGGCGAGGCCGTCTCCGTTCTCCCCTCGGGGCGCACCACCACGATCACGGGGATCGACGCGCTCGGTGAGAGCGTGGACATCGCCTGGGCGCCGCAGTCGGTGACGCTCCGGCTGGCCGACGACATCGACATCTCGCGCGGCGACCTGATCGCCCCCGCCGACGACGCGCCGCCGGTCACCCAGGACGTCGAGGCGACCGTCTGCCATGTGGCGGACCAGCCGCTCTCGGTGGGCAAGCGGGTGCTGTTGAAGCACACCACCCGTACGGTCAAGGCGATCGTCAAGGACATCCCGTCCCGGCTCACCCTGGACGACCTCTCGCAGCACCCGGCGCCCGGGCAGCTGGTCGCCAACGACATCGGCCGGGTCGTCGTGCGGACCGCCGAGCCGCTCGCCCTCGACGCGTACGCCGACTCCCGGCGTACCGGATCGTTCCTGCTGATCGACCCGGCGGACGGTACGACGCTGACCGCCGGTATGGCGGGCACCGCGTTCGCCGCCGCCCCGGAACCGGTCGTCGCCGACGCCGACGACGCCGAATGGGACTTCTGA
- the cysD gene encoding sulfate adenylyltransferase subunit CysD gives MSTVTSVPEGTVNPYALNHLDSLESEAVHIFREVAGEFERPVILFSGGKDSIVMLHLALKAFAPAPVPFTLLHVDTGHNFPEVLEYRDRTVAKHGLRLHVASVQEYIDAGKLRERPDGTRNPLQTVPLTEAIQQHRFDAVFGGGRRDEEKARAKERVFSLRDEFSQWDPRRQRPELWQLYNGRHAPGEHVRVFPISNWTELDVWQYIEREGIELPEIYFAHEREVFSRNGMWLTAGGWGGPKEHEATETRLVRYRTVGDMSCTGAVDSDATTLEAVITEIAASRLTERGATRADDKMSEAAMEDRKREGYF, from the coding sequence GTGAGCACCGTCACCAGCGTGCCGGAGGGCACGGTCAACCCGTACGCGCTCAACCACCTGGACTCCCTGGAGTCCGAGGCGGTCCACATCTTCCGTGAGGTGGCGGGCGAGTTCGAGCGGCCGGTGATCCTCTTCTCCGGGGGCAAGGACTCCATCGTGATGCTGCACCTGGCGCTCAAGGCGTTCGCGCCCGCGCCGGTGCCGTTCACGCTGCTGCACGTGGACACCGGGCACAACTTCCCCGAGGTCCTGGAGTACCGCGACCGCACGGTGGCGAAGCACGGGCTGCGGCTCCATGTCGCCTCCGTGCAGGAGTACATCGACGCCGGGAAGCTCCGCGAGCGCCCCGACGGCACCCGCAACCCGCTCCAGACCGTCCCGCTCACCGAGGCGATCCAGCAGCACCGCTTCGACGCGGTGTTCGGCGGCGGACGGCGCGACGAGGAGAAGGCGCGCGCCAAGGAGCGGGTCTTCTCGCTGCGCGACGAGTTCTCGCAGTGGGACCCGCGCCGCCAGCGCCCCGAGCTGTGGCAGCTGTACAACGGCCGGCACGCCCCCGGTGAGCATGTGCGGGTCTTCCCGATCTCCAACTGGACCGAGCTGGACGTCTGGCAGTACATCGAGCGCGAGGGGATCGAGCTGCCGGAGATCTACTTCGCCCATGAGCGCGAGGTCTTCTCCCGCAACGGCATGTGGCTGACGGCCGGCGGCTGGGGCGGCCCCAAGGAGCACGAGGCCACCGAGACCCGTCTGGTGCGCTACCGCACGGTGGGCGACATGTCCTGCACCGGTGCCGTCGACTCCGACGCCACCACCCTGGAGGCCGTGATCACCGAGATCGCCGCCTCCCGGCTCACCGAGCGGGGCGCGACCCGCGCCGACGACAAGATGTCCGAGGCCGCGATGGAAGACCGCAAGCGCGAGGGGTACTTCTAA
- a CDS encoding iron-siderophore ABC transporter substrate-binding protein, with protein sequence MSRMSQRTRLTAVAASALLLFGAAACGSGESDDKAAPSGDSAPKGAFPVTLDHKYGTTTVKNDPQRIVTVGLSDQDAVLALGKVPVGTTEWFGEFKGAIGPWAEKALGDKARPTVLHDDGTGPQVEKIASLRPDLILALYSGLTKDQYRTLSKIAPVVAQPKEGADWGISWQDQTTQVGKALGRSDEAKALVAKTEKHIADAAAAHPEFKGKTAVMATPYEGMYVYGPQDNRSRMLTGLGFELPAGLDQVVGESFGANISKERTDLLDTDAVAWLLADPAKDTKKLHADPLYGKLDAVKEGREVMIKESSHFGSAISFVTPLSIPYTVDRLVPMLSAAVDGKPETKVVQPAS encoded by the coding sequence ATGTCCCGCATGTCCCAGCGCACCCGGCTGACCGCCGTGGCCGCGTCCGCCCTGCTGCTGTTCGGAGCCGCCGCCTGCGGGTCCGGCGAGAGCGACGACAAGGCCGCGCCGTCCGGCGACAGCGCGCCGAAGGGGGCCTTCCCGGTCACCCTCGACCACAAGTACGGCACCACCACCGTCAAGAACGACCCGCAGCGCATCGTCACCGTCGGCCTCTCCGACCAGGACGCGGTGCTCGCCCTCGGCAAGGTTCCGGTCGGCACCACCGAGTGGTTCGGCGAGTTCAAGGGCGCCATCGGCCCGTGGGCCGAGAAGGCGCTCGGCGACAAGGCGCGCCCCACCGTCCTGCACGACGACGGCACCGGCCCCCAGGTAGAGAAGATCGCCTCCCTCCGCCCCGACCTGATCCTCGCGCTGTACTCGGGCCTCACCAAGGACCAGTACCGCACCCTCTCCAAGATCGCTCCGGTCGTCGCCCAGCCGAAGGAAGGCGCGGACTGGGGGATCTCCTGGCAGGACCAGACCACCCAGGTCGGCAAGGCGCTCGGCAGGAGCGACGAGGCGAAGGCGCTGGTCGCCAAGACCGAGAAGCACATCGCCGACGCCGCCGCCGCGCACCCGGAGTTCAAGGGGAAGACGGCCGTCATGGCCACCCCGTACGAGGGCATGTACGTCTACGGCCCGCAGGACAACCGCTCGCGCATGCTGACCGGCCTCGGCTTCGAGCTGCCGGCCGGCCTCGACCAGGTCGTCGGTGAGTCGTTCGGCGCCAACATCAGCAAGGAGCGCACCGACCTCCTCGACACGGACGCCGTCGCCTGGCTTCTCGCCGACCCGGCCAAGGACACCAAGAAGCTCCACGCCGACCCGCTCTACGGAAAGCTGGACGCGGTCAAGGAGGGGCGCGAGGTCATGATCAAGGAGAGCAGCCACTTCGGCAGCGCCATCTCCTTCGTGACCCCGCTGAGCATCCCGTACACCGTCGACCGCCTGGTCCCGATGCTGTCGGCCGCCGTCGACGGCAAGCCGGAGACGAAGGTCGTCCAGCCCGCGTCCTGA
- a CDS encoding ABC transporter ATP-binding protein, whose amino-acid sequence MATTTLTKAEDRKTVEYAARLAHVSKSFAGPTGQQLVLDDITLDVAPGEFVTLLGASGCGKSTLLNLVAGLDRPSAGSIETPGGRPALMFQEHALFPWLTAGKNIELALRLRGVPKSERRTEAERLLELVRLGGAYGKRVHELSGGMRQRVAMARALAQDSQLLLMDEPFAALDAITRDVLHDELTRIWRETNASVLFVTHNVREAVRLAQRVVLLSSRPGRIAREWTVDIEQPRRIEDTAVAELSVEITEELRGEIRRHGQH is encoded by the coding sequence ATGGCGACCACCACCCTCACCAAGGCCGAGGACCGTAAGACGGTCGAGTACGCCGCCCGTCTCGCGCACGTCTCGAAGTCCTTCGCCGGACCCACGGGGCAGCAGCTCGTCCTGGACGACATCACCCTCGATGTCGCTCCGGGTGAGTTCGTCACCCTCCTGGGAGCCTCCGGGTGCGGTAAGTCGACGCTGCTCAACCTGGTGGCCGGACTCGACCGCCCGTCCGCGGGGTCCATCGAGACCCCCGGCGGGCGGCCGGCCCTGATGTTCCAGGAGCACGCCCTCTTCCCGTGGCTGACCGCGGGCAAGAACATCGAACTGGCCCTGCGGCTGCGCGGGGTCCCCAAGAGCGAGCGCCGTACCGAGGCCGAGCGGCTGCTCGAACTCGTCCGCCTCGGGGGTGCGTACGGCAAGCGGGTGCACGAGCTGTCCGGCGGTATGCGGCAGCGGGTCGCGATGGCCCGCGCGCTCGCCCAGGACAGCCAACTGCTGCTGATGGACGAGCCGTTCGCGGCGCTGGACGCCATCACCCGCGATGTGCTGCACGACGAGCTGACCCGGATCTGGCGCGAGACGAACGCCTCGGTCCTCTTCGTCACGCACAACGTGCGCGAGGCCGTACGGCTCGCGCAGCGCGTCGTGCTGCTGTCGTCCCGGCCGGGCCGGATCGCCCGCGAGTGGACGGTCGACATCGAGCAGCCGCGCCGCATCGAGGACACCGCCGTGGCGGAGCTGTCCGTCGAGATCACCGAAGAACTGCGTGGGGAGATCCGCCGACATGGCCAGCACTGA